The following proteins are co-located in the Haliotis asinina isolate JCU_RB_2024 chromosome 13, JCU_Hal_asi_v2, whole genome shotgun sequence genome:
- the LOC137260064 gene encoding uncharacterized protein isoform X2 produces the protein MSDQMKLVVIVLLLLHQVSAMVRRDSTARCLECHGTDSPLSCNKWALCGQGEICFTQEFTDSNGDKKFRMGCEEKTRCDLYFNAEAVLGILGRREVTDLDLDDDPATPRPCYQCCSGDDCNDRLCLDSLGTQPGVGNSGTGSHTCPPTFISGPHSCYYIASWAVTWTQARQDCKRRGADLVSVNSQQEQSFLVTQLKLINSTTYPSYGYWTGGYYVMALDEWHWLDLTTTASFTTWGPAQPSSATYPYNYRIAMVNPIKYPTFSGWAWQNYSYTSALGFICERSFV, from the exons ATGTCGGATCag ATGAAACTGGTGGTGATCgtgttgctgttgctgcacCAGGTCTCGGCAATGGTGAGACGAGATAGCA CTGCTCGGTGCTTGGAGTGTCACGGAACCGACTCGCCTCTCTCCTGTAACAAGTGGGCGTTGTGTGGACAGGGAGAG ATCTGTTTCACCCAGGAATTCACTGACAGCAACGGGGACAAGAAATTCCGGATGGGATGTGAGGAAAAGACG AGGTGTGATTTGTACTTCAACGCTGAAGCCGTCCTCGGTATCCTTGGACGTAGGGAGGTTACTGACCTTGACCTCGATGATGACCCTGCGACGCCACGACCATGCTACCAGTGTTGTTCTGGGGATGACTGCAACGACCGTCTATGTCTAGATTCTCTGGGGACACAACCTGGAGTGGGGAACTCAGGAACCGGTTCCCACA CATGTCCCCCGACGTTCATCAGCGGCCCTCATAGCTGCTACTACATCGCCAGCTGGGCAGTCACGTGGACACAGGCCAGACAGGATTGTAAGAGAAGAGGGGCTGACCTCGTGTCGGTCAACTCGCAGCAGGAACAATCCTTCCTCGTCACGCAACTCAAGCTCATCAACT CGACGACTTATCCTTCGTACGGCTACTGGACCGGGGGTTACTACGTGATGGCTTTAGACGAGTGGCACTGGCTGGACCTGACAACTACAGCCTCGTTTACCACCTGGGGGCCGGCTCAACCCTCATCAGCCACCTACCCGTACAACTACAGGATCGCCATGGTGAACCCCATCAAGTACCCGACCTTCTCCGGGTGGGCCTGGCAGAACTACAGCTATACATCTGCTCTCGGGTTTATTTGTGAACGCAGTTTTGTTTGA
- the LOC137260064 gene encoding uncharacterized protein isoform X1, with product MDDSMKLVVIVLLLLHQVSAMVRRDSTARCLECHGTDSPLSCNKWALCGQGEICFTQEFTDSNGDKKFRMGCEEKTRCDLYFNAEAVLGILGRREVTDLDLDDDPATPRPCYQCCSGDDCNDRLCLDSLGTQPGVGNSGTGSHTCPPTFISGPHSCYYIASWAVTWTQARQDCKRRGADLVSVNSQQEQSFLVTQLKLINSTTYPSYGYWTGGYYVMALDEWHWLDLTTTASFTTWGPAQPSSATYPYNYRIAMVNPIKYPTFSGWAWQNYSYTSALGFICERSFV from the exons ATGGATGACAGT ATGAAACTGGTGGTGATCgtgttgctgttgctgcacCAGGTCTCGGCAATGGTGAGACGAGATAGCA CTGCTCGGTGCTTGGAGTGTCACGGAACCGACTCGCCTCTCTCCTGTAACAAGTGGGCGTTGTGTGGACAGGGAGAG ATCTGTTTCACCCAGGAATTCACTGACAGCAACGGGGACAAGAAATTCCGGATGGGATGTGAGGAAAAGACG AGGTGTGATTTGTACTTCAACGCTGAAGCCGTCCTCGGTATCCTTGGACGTAGGGAGGTTACTGACCTTGACCTCGATGATGACCCTGCGACGCCACGACCATGCTACCAGTGTTGTTCTGGGGATGACTGCAACGACCGTCTATGTCTAGATTCTCTGGGGACACAACCTGGAGTGGGGAACTCAGGAACCGGTTCCCACA CATGTCCCCCGACGTTCATCAGCGGCCCTCATAGCTGCTACTACATCGCCAGCTGGGCAGTCACGTGGACACAGGCCAGACAGGATTGTAAGAGAAGAGGGGCTGACCTCGTGTCGGTCAACTCGCAGCAGGAACAATCCTTCCTCGTCACGCAACTCAAGCTCATCAACT CGACGACTTATCCTTCGTACGGCTACTGGACCGGGGGTTACTACGTGATGGCTTTAGACGAGTGGCACTGGCTGGACCTGACAACTACAGCCTCGTTTACCACCTGGGGGCCGGCTCAACCCTCATCAGCCACCTACCCGTACAACTACAGGATCGCCATGGTGAACCCCATCAAGTACCCGACCTTCTCCGGGTGGGCCTGGCAGAACTACAGCTATACATCTGCTCTCGGGTTTATTTGTGAACGCAGTTTTGTTTGA